One segment of Mycolicibacterium sp. YH-1 DNA contains the following:
- a CDS encoding lysylphosphatidylglycerol synthase transmembrane domain-containing protein, with protein MRVDGREITVAGRLLQPLTRRTNDILRLAVATVLLAVVITSSLITRNDWVGLEKSISNIVGVLTPTQSNLVYLAYGITILALPFVILIGLIISRQFKLLGAYAAAGMVSILALSITANGIAAPRWHFDLFDRLNTTLSQFLDDPRWIAMLAAMLTVSGPWVPARWRRWWWTLLLAFVPIHLVVSAVVPARSVLGLSVGWFVGALTVLLVGTPALEVPLVEAVRALGRRQFTVTALQVLRPAGPGPLVLSATCEGSDDPAVVELYGPNQRSGGALRQIWRYLRLRRNETGPLQTSMRRAVEHRALMTIAVDDLGLSNTTTMAVAALDRGWTLYAHTWPRGDALSGDDPVETAWESLRQLHDHQISHGDLRAVKITLDEDKARFGGFDNSEYGASDTQLQSDIAQLLVTTTALHGAKPAVTAAITSFGRDTVLTASRRLTKSAMPQRIRKSVIDIKTSVTSARDEVKRQTGADQIQTETITRFTRNQLIQMVLLVALVYVAYPFISTVPAFFAELRTANWWWALLGLAVSALTYVGAAAALWACASEQVNFKNLTIMQVANTFAATTTPAGVGGLALSTRFLQKSGLGTVRATAAVALQQSVQVITHVALLIFFSAVAGASANLSHFVPSATVLYLIAGAALGVVGTFMLVPKARRWLGTEVGPRLKEVGQDLADLVREPKRLALIVLGCGATTLGAALALWASVEAFGGDVSFVTVTVVTMIGGTLASAAPTPGGVGAVEAALIGGLAAFGVPAAVAVPSVLLYRVLTCWLPVFIGWPVMRWLTRNDMI; from the coding sequence GTGCGAGTCGACGGCCGGGAGATCACAGTTGCAGGCAGGCTGCTGCAACCGCTGACCCGGCGAACCAACGACATCCTGCGACTCGCCGTCGCGACGGTGCTGCTGGCCGTCGTGATCACCAGCTCCCTGATCACCCGCAACGACTGGGTGGGGCTGGAGAAGTCGATCTCCAACATCGTGGGAGTGCTGACGCCCACACAGTCGAACCTGGTGTACCTGGCGTACGGCATCACCATCCTGGCGCTGCCGTTCGTGATCCTGATCGGGCTGATCATCTCGCGGCAGTTCAAACTGCTCGGGGCCTACGCGGCGGCCGGGATGGTCTCGATCCTCGCGCTGTCCATCACGGCGAACGGCATCGCAGCACCTCGTTGGCATTTCGATCTGTTCGACCGGCTCAACACCACGCTGTCGCAGTTCCTCGACGATCCGCGGTGGATCGCCATGCTGGCCGCGATGCTCACCGTCTCGGGTCCCTGGGTGCCCGCCCGCTGGCGCCGCTGGTGGTGGACCCTGCTGCTGGCATTCGTGCCGATCCACCTGGTGGTCAGCGCCGTCGTGCCGGCCAGGTCGGTGTTGGGCCTGTCGGTCGGTTGGTTCGTCGGCGCGTTGACGGTTCTGCTGGTCGGCACGCCAGCGCTGGAAGTGCCACTCGTGGAGGCGGTCCGCGCATTGGGACGGCGCCAATTCACCGTCACCGCATTGCAGGTACTACGCCCGGCCGGGCCGGGGCCCCTGGTGCTGTCCGCGACGTGCGAGGGCTCCGACGACCCCGCCGTCGTCGAGTTGTACGGTCCGAATCAGCGCAGCGGCGGCGCGTTGCGGCAGATCTGGCGCTACCTTCGCCTGCGCAGGAACGAGACCGGGCCGCTGCAGACGTCGATGCGCCGCGCCGTCGAACACCGGGCGTTGATGACGATCGCCGTCGACGACCTCGGCCTGTCGAACACCACCACCATGGCGGTGGCGGCGCTGGATCGTGGCTGGACGCTCTACGCGCACACCTGGCCCCGCGGTGACGCACTGTCGGGTGATGATCCGGTGGAGACGGCGTGGGAGTCATTGCGGCAGTTGCATGATCACCAGATCTCCCACGGTGACCTGCGTGCGGTGAAGATCACCCTCGATGAGGACAAGGCGCGCTTCGGCGGGTTCGACAACTCCGAGTACGGCGCATCCGACACCCAGCTGCAATCCGATATCGCCCAGTTGTTGGTGACGACGACGGCGCTGCACGGCGCGAAACCGGCGGTCACCGCTGCGATCACCTCCTTCGGCCGTGACACCGTTTTGACCGCATCGCGGCGGTTGACCAAATCGGCCATGCCACAACGGATCAGAAAGTCTGTGATCGATATCAAGACGTCGGTCACCAGCGCGCGAGACGAGGTGAAGCGCCAGACCGGCGCCGACCAGATCCAGACCGAGACCATCACCCGGTTCACCCGAAACCAGTTGATCCAGATGGTGCTGCTGGTGGCCCTGGTCTACGTCGCGTATCCGTTCATCAGCACGGTGCCCGCGTTCTTCGCCGAACTCCGGACCGCGAACTGGTGGTGGGCGCTGCTCGGCCTCGCGGTGTCCGCGTTGACCTACGTCGGCGCGGCTGCCGCTCTGTGGGCCTGCGCCTCGGAACAGGTGAACTTCAAGAACCTCACAATCATGCAGGTGGCCAACACGTTCGCGGCCACCACGACGCCCGCCGGGGTTGGCGGCCTTGCGCTCAGCACGCGCTTCCTGCAGAAGTCCGGCCTCGGCACGGTGCGCGCCACGGCGGCCGTGGCGCTGCAGCAGTCGGTGCAGGTGATCACCCATGTGGCGCTGCTGATCTTCTTCAGCGCCGTGGCGGGGGCATCGGCGAACCTGTCCCACTTCGTGCCATCGGCCACGGTGCTGTACCTGATCGCCGGCGCGGCACTGGGTGTGGTGGGCACGTTCATGCTGGTGCCGAAGGCACGCCGCTGGCTGGGCACCGAGGTGGGGCCGAGACTCAAGGAGGTCGGCCAGGATCTGGCCGACCTGGTTCGCGAGCCCAAACGCCTGGCATTGATCGTGCTGGGTTGCGGCGCAACCACTCTGGGAGCGGCACTGGCACTGTGGGCCAGCGTCGAGGCGTTCGGTGGCGACGTCTCGTTCGTCACGGTCACCGTGGTGACGATGATCGGCGGGACGCTGGCCTCCGCCGCGCCCACCCCGGGCGGTGTCGGCGCTGTGGAGGCCGCGCTGATCGGTGGCCTCGCCGCGTTCGGGGTCCCGGCGGCGGTGGCCGTTCCGTCGGTACTGCTGTACCGCGTGCTGACCTGCTGGCTGCCGGTGTTCATCGGATGGCCGGTGATGCGGTGGCTGACGCGCAACGACATGATCTGA
- a CDS encoding SRPBCC family protein produces MGAVSVITRDATISASPQAIWDVLADFGALSSWADGVDHSCILNHGADGVSAGTTRRVQVGRNVLVERITEADAPETLAYDIEGLPRRLRHVANRWTLRPAGTATVVTLTSTVEVGANPLARTAERIVCRVMVKQSDSMLAGLARHLENTHGSP; encoded by the coding sequence ATGGGTGCCGTGTCGGTCATCACCCGCGATGCCACGATTTCTGCCTCGCCTCAGGCGATCTGGGACGTCCTCGCCGATTTCGGTGCGCTCAGTAGCTGGGCGGACGGCGTCGACCACTCGTGCATCCTGAACCACGGTGCGGACGGGGTGTCAGCGGGCACGACCCGCCGCGTCCAGGTCGGCCGCAACGTCCTGGTCGAGCGCATCACCGAGGCGGATGCACCGGAAACCCTCGCCTACGACATCGAGGGACTGCCACGCCGACTGCGCCACGTCGCCAACCGCTGGACCCTGCGGCCCGCCGGCACGGCAACGGTGGTGACGCTCACCAGCACCGTCGAGGTGGGAGCCAACCCGCTGGCACGCACCGCCGAGCGAATCGTGTGCCGTGTCATGGTCAAGCAGTCCGACTCGATGCTCGCTGGGCTGGCTCGACATCTGGAGAACACGCATGGCTCACCGTGA
- a CDS encoding penicillin-binding transpeptidase domain-containing protein produces the protein MTKRCALVLLIGVLLLGSTGCSLFSSSGPDDALRAFAEALQRRDAGAAAAATDDPDAATPVITSMFDGMGKNASVTVDVAEPDDPAENQATTKLGYTWTFGPDRTLHYEATATATKGGDDWHVQWSPTALHPKLAPGVSFQYSDDKNFLTPVVDRDGQPLLTWQTVGVVNLTREHLAAAPALAPVLAQFEPTITAETITAQFDGNSDDVVTVIRLRQADLDLVADQLAQIPGVSVAEQGALLTANRELSSPAISGLQEIWQKTIDASAGWSVDLVDDEGQPVDVLESAQPGDTKPIRTTLDTRLQMLAQQAVAAEPRAAVVVAISPSTGGILAAAQNPAADAQGPIAFTGSYPPGSTFKTITTAAALQAGLATPDTPEPCPGRVTVENRTIPNDDEFDLGTVPLTTAFSHSCNTTMAVMSDKLPADALPKTARMFGIGVDFVIPGLTTITGNVPNADTPALKVENGIGQGTVTVSPFGLAVAEASLGHGSTITPTLVIDEKTTADTPSEQIPPAIADSLRAMMLQTVSDGTATELRDVPGLGGKTGTAEFGDNTHSHGWFAGIAGDIAFATLVVGGDSSAPAIAVSGAFLRPALIP, from the coding sequence ATGACGAAACGTTGCGCGCTGGTTCTGCTGATTGGTGTCCTACTCCTCGGATCGACGGGATGTTCGCTGTTCTCCAGCAGCGGCCCGGACGATGCACTGCGGGCATTCGCTGAAGCGCTGCAACGCAGGGACGCGGGCGCCGCTGCCGCCGCAACCGATGACCCGGACGCAGCGACTCCCGTCATCACATCGATGTTCGACGGTATGGGCAAGAACGCGTCGGTCACCGTCGACGTCGCCGAGCCGGATGACCCGGCCGAGAACCAGGCAACGACCAAGCTCGGCTACACGTGGACGTTCGGCCCCGACCGCACCCTGCACTACGAGGCGACGGCGACCGCCACCAAGGGCGGTGATGACTGGCACGTCCAGTGGTCACCCACCGCACTGCATCCCAAGCTCGCTCCAGGCGTGTCGTTCCAGTACAGCGACGACAAGAACTTCCTCACCCCGGTCGTCGACCGAGACGGCCAACCCCTACTGACCTGGCAGACCGTCGGCGTCGTCAACCTGACGCGCGAGCACCTTGCCGCCGCACCCGCGCTCGCGCCGGTGTTGGCCCAGTTCGAGCCGACGATCACCGCCGAGACCATCACCGCCCAGTTCGACGGCAACTCCGACGACGTCGTCACGGTGATCAGGCTGCGGCAGGCCGACCTGGACCTGGTGGCCGACCAACTCGCCCAGATTCCCGGCGTGAGCGTGGCCGAGCAGGGCGCCCTGCTCACCGCCAACCGCGAGCTGTCCTCCCCCGCCATCAGCGGGCTGCAGGAGATCTGGCAGAAGACGATCGACGCGAGCGCCGGGTGGTCGGTGGACCTGGTCGACGACGAGGGTCAGCCGGTCGACGTGCTGGAGTCGGCACAGCCCGGTGACACCAAGCCGATCCGCACCACCCTCGACACCCGGTTGCAGATGCTCGCCCAGCAGGCGGTGGCCGCTGAGCCGAGGGCCGCGGTCGTCGTGGCGATCTCGCCATCGACGGGTGGGATCCTGGCCGCGGCGCAGAACCCAGCCGCCGACGCGCAGGGGCCAATCGCCTTCACCGGCTCCTATCCGCCGGGTTCGACATTCAAGACCATCACCACCGCGGCGGCGTTGCAGGCGGGCCTTGCCACGCCGGACACCCCGGAACCGTGCCCGGGCCGCGTCACCGTCGAGAACCGCACCATCCCCAACGACGACGAATTCGACTTGGGCACTGTGCCGTTGACGACGGCGTTCTCCCACTCCTGCAACACGACGATGGCGGTGATGTCTGACAAGCTGCCAGCCGACGCGCTGCCGAAGACCGCCCGGATGTTCGGGATCGGTGTCGACTTCGTCATCCCGGGGCTGACCACCATCACGGGCAACGTGCCCAATGCCGACACCCCGGCACTGAAGGTGGAGAACGGGATCGGCCAGGGCACCGTGACTGTCAGCCCGTTCGGACTCGCTGTCGCCGAGGCGAGCCTCGGACACGGGTCGACCATCACCCCGACCCTGGTCATCGACGAGAAGACCACCGCCGACACCCCATCGGAGCAGATTCCGCCCGCCATCGCCGACAGCCTGCGCGCGATGATGCTGCAGACCGTGTCCGACGGCACGGCCACCGAACTGCGGGACGTGCCCGGTCTCGGCGGCAAGACGGGCACCGCCGAATTCGGCGACAACACTCATTCGCACGGCTGGTTCGCCGGTATCGCGGGTGATATCGCGTTCGCGACGCTGGTGGTCGGCGGAGACTCCTCGGCACCGGCGATCGCGGTCTCCGGCGCCTTCCTGCGTCCAGCTCTCATCCCCTGA
- a CDS encoding sulfatase-like hydrolase/transferase, with amino-acid sequence MAHRDTIRSSRAHPDIVILMTDEERATPPYESDEVLTWRQRTLTGRRWFDEHGVNFTRHYTGSLACVPSRPTIFTGQYPDLHGVTQTDGIGKRYDDSRLRWLRRGEVPTLGNWFRAAGYDTHYDGKWHISHADLEDPTTGEPLATNDDEGVIDPAAVARYLEADPLGPYGFSGWVGPEPHGAAMANSGFRRDNLFADRIVAWLGDRYERRRAGDEEALRPFLLVASFVNPHDIVLFPAWVRRSPIEPSPLDPPSVPAPPTAREDLSTKPAAQIAFRETYYSGYGPAPVVGRTYKRNAQRYRDLYYRLHAEVDGPLDRVRRAVTDGGSEDAVLVRTSDHGELLGAHGGLHQKWFNMYDEATRVPFVIVRTGAHATQPRTVSAPTSHVDLVPTLLSAAGVDIDATATALAETFTEVHPLPGTDLMPVVDGAPADEGRAVYLMTRDNVLEGDTGASGGARQLGVTENPPAPLRITLPAHVGANFEGLVVRVDDVDAPGGAGHLWKLVRTFDDPATWTQPGVRHLAANGIGGEAYRTDPLDDQWELYDLTSDPVEADNRWPDPDLHDLRAHLRMQLKQARASSVPERNTPWPYVDRHPPVGASPSVVRQVLARLRR; translated from the coding sequence ATGGCTCACCGTGACACCATTCGCTCCTCGCGTGCGCACCCCGACATCGTCATCCTCATGACCGACGAGGAGCGCGCCACACCGCCGTATGAGTCCGACGAGGTGCTCACCTGGCGGCAGCGCACGCTGACCGGCCGACGCTGGTTCGACGAGCACGGCGTCAACTTCACCAGGCACTACACCGGGTCGCTGGCGTGCGTGCCGAGCCGCCCGACGATCTTCACCGGCCAGTACCCGGATCTGCACGGGGTCACCCAAACCGATGGCATCGGCAAGCGCTACGACGATTCGCGGCTGCGCTGGTTGCGCCGCGGCGAGGTGCCCACCCTGGGCAACTGGTTCCGTGCCGCGGGCTATGACACCCACTACGACGGCAAGTGGCACATCAGCCACGCCGATCTCGAGGATCCGACGACCGGTGAGCCGTTGGCCACCAACGACGACGAGGGCGTGATCGACCCCGCCGCTGTCGCCCGCTACCTCGAGGCCGATCCCCTCGGGCCCTACGGCTTCTCGGGGTGGGTGGGCCCGGAGCCACACGGTGCGGCCATGGCCAACAGCGGTTTTCGGCGCGACAACCTGTTCGCCGACCGGATCGTCGCGTGGCTGGGCGATCGCTATGAGCGTCGCCGCGCCGGTGACGAGGAGGCGCTGCGCCCGTTCCTACTGGTGGCCAGCTTCGTCAACCCGCACGACATCGTGCTGTTCCCCGCCTGGGTGCGCCGCAGCCCGATCGAGCCCTCACCCCTGGATCCGCCGAGCGTGCCCGCACCGCCGACCGCGAGGGAGGACCTGTCGACCAAACCGGCCGCGCAGATCGCCTTCCGCGAGACCTACTACTCCGGATACGGCCCGGCACCCGTCGTCGGGCGCACCTACAAGCGCAACGCGCAGCGCTACCGCGACCTCTACTACCGCCTGCACGCCGAGGTCGACGGGCCACTCGATCGAGTCCGACGTGCCGTCACCGACGGCGGTTCCGAGGACGCGGTCCTGGTCCGCACGTCCGATCACGGTGAGCTGCTCGGCGCACACGGCGGGCTGCACCAGAAGTGGTTCAACATGTACGACGAGGCCACCCGGGTGCCGTTCGTCATCGTCCGCACCGGTGCGCACGCGACGCAGCCACGCACCGTCTCCGCGCCGACATCGCATGTCGACCTGGTGCCGACACTGCTCTCGGCGGCGGGTGTCGACATCGACGCGACGGCCACGGCGCTCGCCGAGACGTTCACCGAGGTGCATCCGCTCCCGGGCACGGACTTGATGCCGGTGGTCGACGGCGCGCCGGCCGACGAGGGCCGGGCGGTCTACCTGATGACACGCGACAACGTGCTCGAGGGAGACACCGGGGCGTCCGGCGGCGCCAGGCAACTGGGCGTCACCGAGAACCCGCCCGCACCGCTGCGCATCACGCTGCCCGCGCACGTCGGCGCGAACTTCGAGGGACTGGTGGTCCGAGTCGATGACGTCGACGCCCCCGGCGGCGCGGGGCACCTGTGGAAGCTGGTGCGCACGTTCGACGACCCGGCCACCTGGACGCAGCCTGGTGTGCGTCACCTGGCGGCGAACGGGATCGGCGGCGAGGCGTACCGGACGGATCCCCTCGACGATCAGTGGGAGCTCTACGACCTGACGTCCGATCCGGTCGAGGCCGACAACCGGTGGCCGGACCCCGACCTGCACGACCTGCGGGCTCACCTGCGCATGCAGCTCAAGCAGGCGCGGGCATCCTCGGTTCCGGAACGCAACACGCCGTGGCCCTATGTGGACCGGCACCCGCCGGTGGGCGCGTCGCCCTCGGTGGTGCGCCAGGTGCTTGCGCGCCTGCGGAGGTAG